One Amaranthus tricolor cultivar Red isolate AtriRed21 chromosome 1, ASM2621246v1, whole genome shotgun sequence DNA window includes the following coding sequences:
- the LOC130798464 gene encoding stress-response A/B barrel domain-containing protein UP3-like, whose protein sequence is MEISSSPSSELSEIIEHVVLFNIKDQEQDQDPSNVKAMINNLNGLNSLDSVLYLTSGPILRTRSLPSSLRFTHMLHARYSTRADLSHYTLCDQHVSVVNSFVKPICEDVMAVDWPVNLSGPTVPRPGSGMRFTFFKVETEEEKEKLIEGLKKIKESIGSFAQMSYGENFSERGKGFSVASLVVFPDLNELDASEEYEDMMRLLIDKIKVDDDQIIGVDYVVPRITPVIFGTE, encoded by the coding sequence ATGGAAATCTCTTCATCACCATCATCAGAATTATCTGAGATCATCGAACACGTGGTACTCTTCAACATCAAAGATCAAGAACAAGATCAAGATCCATCAAATGTCAAAGCTATGATCAACAATCTCAACGGTTTAAATTCACTTGATTCTGTGCTATACCTTACTTCTGGTCCTATCCTCCGTACTAGATCACTCCCTTCTTCTCTCAGATTCACTCACATGCTTCATGCCCGTTACTCCACACGTGCTGACCTTTCTCACTACACGCTCTGTGACCAACACGTGTCAGTTGTTAACTCTTTTGTTAAACCCATTTGTGAAGATGTTATGGCTGTGGATTGGCCCGTTAATCTATCGGGTCCGACGGTTCCAAGACCCGGGTCGGGTATGAGATTTACTTTCTTTAAAGTTGAAActgaagaagaaaaggaaaagttAATTGAggggttaaaaaaaataaaagaaagtatAGGGAGTTTTGCGCAAATGAGTTATGGAGAGAATTTTTCAGAACGTGGGAAAGGATTCAGTGTGGCGTCACTTGTGGTGTTCCCTGATTTAAATGAACTTGATGCAAGTGAAGAGTATGAAGATATGATGAGATTGTTGATTGATAAGATTAAAGTTGATGATGATCAAATTATAGGCGTTGATTATGTGGTTCCTCGTATTACTCCTGTGATTTTTGGTACAGAGTAG